The proteins below come from a single Gordonia pseudamarae genomic window:
- a CDS encoding DUF2470 domain-containing protein produces MTQTVTSRPSHAELIVTACRRVTDAMLAVEGTDPTPLSVVHLFESQAFILAPTDGDAMHAVHEADGLAAMLEITDCAPIDLRERVRSLIWLNGNLFPVPAELERDLAIEIAVEHPDDGLLDVGHGHSLLRLQINSAVIATGSGAASVAATELATATPDPFWEYENDWIAHLDADHADMVGQFARKLPSHLRTGRVRPLGLDRFGIRFRIEGPDGDNDVRLAFPRPVSDVHELSHALRGLAGCPFINSLPE; encoded by the coding sequence ATGACGCAAACGGTCACCAGTCGGCCATCCCACGCCGAGCTCATCGTCACCGCATGTCGCCGGGTCACCGATGCCATGCTCGCCGTCGAGGGTACCGACCCGACCCCCCTCTCCGTGGTGCACCTGTTCGAATCACAGGCCTTTATCCTCGCCCCCACCGACGGCGACGCCATGCACGCCGTCCACGAGGCAGACGGCCTGGCCGCAATGCTCGAAATCACCGACTGCGCCCCCATCGACCTGCGTGAACGCGTCCGCTCGCTGATCTGGCTCAACGGTAACCTGTTCCCCGTGCCCGCCGAACTCGAACGCGACCTGGCCATCGAGATCGCCGTCGAGCATCCCGACGACGGCCTGCTCGACGTCGGTCACGGCCACTCGTTGCTCCGGCTGCAGATCAATTCCGCCGTCATCGCCACCGGGTCCGGCGCCGCCTCCGTGGCCGCGACAGAGCTCGCCACCGCCACCCCCGACCCGTTCTGGGAATACGAGAACGACTGGATCGCCCACCTCGACGCCGACCACGCCGACATGGTCGGCCAGTTCGCCCGCAAGCTCCCGAGCCACCTCCGCACCGGCCGTGTCCGGCCCCTCGGCCTCGACCGCTTCGGCATCCGCTTCCGCATCGAAGGGCCCGACGGCGACAACGACGTCCGCCTCGCCTTCCCACGCCCGGTCAGTGACGTCCACGAGTTGTCGCACGCACTGCGCGGCCTGGCCGGCTGTCCCTTCATCAACAGCCTGCCCGAATAG
- a CDS encoding CPBP family intramembrane glutamic endopeptidase: MRARLHLILHPPDRPGIDVVTDRTARRGIVIELVIVGILTFGFSALSAALSLLEAQLTGGISDTTVALNPATSDHAAIDALRQTMRAVRLFAIAALGGYLLWRGGLLRKVGLGRGPRTSDIPAGLALAAVVGLPGLALVAVARLLGINASLVPAETDGLWWRWPLLILIAIGNGAAEEIVVVAYFITRLRQLGLTANSSLACSAALRGGYHLYQGLGAGIGNAIMGLVFGRWFQLTDRVWPLVVAHSVMDIVAFVGYALLHDHLSSWVG, translated from the coding sequence ATGCGTGCGCGGCTTCACCTGATCCTGCACCCCCCGGACCGGCCGGGCATCGATGTGGTCACCGACCGGACCGCACGTCGGGGCATCGTCATCGAGCTGGTGATCGTCGGGATCCTCACGTTCGGATTCTCCGCGCTGTCGGCGGCGCTGTCGCTGCTCGAGGCGCAACTGACCGGTGGGATCAGCGACACCACCGTCGCACTCAACCCGGCCACCTCCGACCACGCCGCCATCGACGCCCTCCGGCAGACCATGCGGGCGGTCCGCCTGTTCGCGATCGCCGCACTCGGCGGTTACCTGCTGTGGCGTGGCGGCCTGTTGCGCAAGGTGGGCCTCGGCCGGGGGCCCCGGACATCGGATATCCCCGCGGGCCTGGCCCTGGCCGCCGTGGTGGGCCTGCCGGGGCTGGCACTCGTCGCCGTCGCGCGACTGCTCGGCATCAACGCGAGCCTGGTGCCCGCCGAAACCGACGGCCTGTGGTGGCGCTGGCCGCTGCTGATTCTCATCGCCATCGGGAACGGCGCCGCCGAGGAGATCGTGGTGGTCGCCTACTTCATCACCCGCCTCCGGCAGCTCGGCCTCACCGCCAACTCGTCACTGGCCTGCAGCGCCGCGCTGCGCGGCGGATACCACCTGTACCAGGGCCTCGGCGCCGGGATCGGCAACGCGATCATGGGCCTGGTCTTCGGCCGCTGGTTCCAACTCACCGACCGGGTGTGGCCGCTGGTCGTCGCCCATTCGGTGATGGACATCGTCGCGTTCGTCGGCTATGCCCTGCTGCACGACCACCTGTCATCGTGGGTCGGCTGA
- a CDS encoding LCP family protein: MPQSPPAHGPNGRNRHAAPSAQDSRPSRPDAHPRQQAPGFADGPLQQRRPVTPPTPAPVPHLNPRDRQPAPARHTPQQPPPDRSPTMHVPSPGGNQGDHRPLAYSHIPDQPGVPDPRDGHGARPGVIPAQPHRMPPQQHPQHLAPPVGAPAHADPRHAADRRRFPANPFRRSPGRKLRLGRIALVVVIALVVGTIGGVFYFDNKLHRVDALASYAGRPGPTPGTTWLIVGTDSRADLSQADKDRLATGDGDGSRTDTIMLVHKPPSGSPMIISIPRDLYVEIPGNGQHKINAAFNFGGPKLLARTVEQLTGLRLDHYGEVGFGGFADLVDAVGDVNICIDQSLNDPKAGLRLKKGCHDLNGTQALGLVRTRAFPNADLERVVNQRKFLSALMSKATSPGVVLNPFRLVPFVNGAVDSLTVDKNDHIWNLVGLAVALRGDPTTTTTPNAGSQYTGDGDSLMVGSNTEEFFGYLRAGKPIPDSLIENNGGAIE; this comes from the coding sequence ATGCCCCAGTCGCCCCCGGCCCACGGGCCCAACGGCCGCAACCGGCACGCCGCACCGTCGGCGCAGGACTCGCGACCGTCCCGACCCGATGCGCACCCCCGGCAACAGGCGCCGGGATTCGCCGACGGCCCCCTGCAGCAGCGCCGGCCCGTCACGCCGCCGACCCCGGCACCGGTACCCCATCTCAACCCGCGGGACCGGCAACCGGCACCCGCGCGGCACACCCCGCAGCAACCCCCGCCCGACCGGTCACCCACGATGCACGTCCCGTCCCCCGGCGGCAACCAGGGCGATCATCGGCCGCTGGCCTATTCGCATATACCCGACCAGCCCGGCGTCCCCGATCCCCGGGACGGCCACGGAGCGCGGCCGGGGGTCATTCCCGCGCAACCGCACCGGATGCCACCCCAGCAGCATCCTCAGCACCTCGCGCCCCCAGTCGGTGCGCCCGCACACGCCGACCCCCGCCACGCCGCCGACCGGCGACGTTTTCCCGCCAACCCGTTCCGGCGTTCCCCCGGCCGCAAACTCCGCCTCGGACGCATCGCCCTCGTCGTGGTGATCGCCCTGGTCGTCGGGACGATCGGGGGCGTCTTCTACTTCGACAACAAGCTGCACCGGGTCGATGCCCTCGCGTCCTACGCCGGCCGGCCCGGACCCACTCCCGGCACCACGTGGCTGATCGTCGGCACCGATTCCCGCGCCGACCTGTCCCAGGCCGACAAGGACCGCCTCGCCACCGGCGACGGTGACGGGTCGCGCACCGACACCATCATGCTGGTGCACAAGCCGCCGAGCGGTTCACCGATGATCATCTCGATCCCCCGCGACCTGTACGTGGAGATCCCCGGCAACGGGCAGCACAAGATCAACGCCGCATTCAACTTCGGCGGGCCCAAGCTGCTGGCGCGGACGGTCGAGCAGCTCACCGGGCTGCGGCTGGACCACTACGGCGAGGTGGGCTTCGGCGGATTCGCCGACCTCGTCGACGCCGTCGGCGACGTCAACATCTGCATCGATCAGTCGTTGAACGACCCCAAGGCCGGATTGCGGCTGAAGAAGGGCTGCCACGACCTCAACGGCACACAGGCACTCGGACTGGTGCGAACCCGCGCGTTCCCCAACGCCGACCTCGAACGTGTGGTCAATCAGCGAAAGTTCCTCTCCGCACTGATGTCCAAAGCCACCAGTCCCGGGGTGGTGCTCAATCCGTTCCGGCTCGTGCCGTTCGTGAACGGCGCCGTCGATTCACTGACCGTCGACAAGAACGATCACATCTGGAATCTCGTCGGGCTCGCCGTCGCGCTGCGCGGCGATCCAACTACCACGACCACCCCCAACGCGGGCTCCCAATATACCGGCGACGGCGATTCACTCATGGTGGGTTCGAACACAGAGGAGTTCTTCGGCTACCTGCGTGCGGGAAAGCCGATTCCGGATTCGCTCATCGAAAACAACGGTGGCGCAATCGAATAG
- a CDS encoding ferritin: protein MATMTELIDNTVRTKFHDLLNEQIANEFSASQQYIAVAVYYDNIDMPQLARHFYRQAVEERNHAMMILQYFLDRDMSIDLPGIEAPRSEFDNYKAPIDLALAQEKRVTQQIVDLARAARDNGDYLGEQFMQWFLKEQVEEVATMTTLQTIAERANGNLFDLENFVEREFGAAESVDATAPAAAGGAI, encoded by the coding sequence ATGGCCACCATGACTGAGCTGATCGACAACACCGTACGCACCAAGTTCCACGACCTCCTGAACGAGCAGATCGCCAACGAATTCTCCGCCTCGCAGCAATACATCGCGGTCGCCGTCTACTACGACAACATCGACATGCCGCAACTGGCCCGCCACTTCTACCGGCAGGCCGTCGAAGAGCGCAATCACGCGATGATGATCCTGCAGTACTTCCTCGACCGCGACATGAGCATCGACCTCCCCGGCATCGAAGCGCCGCGTTCTGAGTTCGACAACTACAAGGCACCCATCGACCTGGCCCTGGCCCAGGAGAAGCGGGTCACCCAGCAGATCGTCGATCTGGCCCGCGCCGCCCGCGACAACGGCGACTACCTCGGCGAGCAGTTCATGCAGTGGTTCCTCAAGGAGCAGGTCGAGGAGGTCGCCACCATGACCACCCTGCAGACCATCGCCGAACGCGCCAACGGCAACCTGTTCGACCTGGAGAATTTCGTCGAGCGCGAGTTCGGAGCCGCCGAAAGCGTCGATGCGACCGCACCTGCCGCCGCCGGCGGAGCGATCTGA
- a CDS encoding DUF5926 family protein has translation MAKKSKRGSGPRPGSNRAERVAARKARQEAEPAPPARPFEGLAAECDLVALRAFVASASAALQLASTPADGRSVLLGTVLPGAVPGLVRETDGAPQAFVATQTDPEPADVAIALASALTWAATAEVGADYAPVESPAPLTELLVADAVLDITVHNDFGWWLNPGAAVPPEVGQMLQRANDTILPTARLTNSSGIGAPWWVDAGDRAHLRWVRPEPEDELMSALARVHAAGHLTLGEGSRFAGSFRTHGLLVPVFDLDAERHPDEWTEGLNAFDAHLVQALAETAELTPAQRRSRDGIRGRQVTLR, from the coding sequence ATGGCGAAGAAGAGCAAGCGCGGAAGCGGACCACGTCCGGGGAGCAATCGGGCCGAGCGGGTGGCCGCCCGCAAGGCGCGGCAGGAGGCGGAGCCGGCACCGCCGGCCCGTCCGTTCGAGGGCCTGGCCGCCGAATGCGATCTGGTCGCGCTGCGGGCGTTCGTCGCCTCGGCGTCCGCGGCCCTGCAACTCGCGAGCACCCCGGCCGATGGCCGCAGTGTGCTGCTCGGCACCGTTCTGCCCGGCGCGGTTCCCGGTCTGGTGCGTGAAACCGATGGTGCGCCACAGGCTTTCGTCGCCACCCAGACCGATCCGGAGCCGGCCGATGTGGCGATCGCGCTGGCCTCGGCGCTCACCTGGGCGGCGACGGCCGAGGTCGGCGCCGACTATGCGCCGGTCGAGTCTCCCGCACCGCTGACCGAGCTGCTGGTGGCCGACGCCGTCCTCGACATCACGGTGCACAACGATTTCGGGTGGTGGCTCAACCCTGGCGCGGCGGTTCCGCCGGAGGTGGGGCAGATGCTCCAGCGCGCCAACGACACCATCCTGCCGACGGCGCGGCTGACCAATAGCAGTGGCATCGGCGCTCCATGGTGGGTCGACGCCGGTGACCGCGCGCATCTGCGTTGGGTGCGACCCGAACCGGAGGACGAGCTGATGAGCGCGCTGGCGCGGGTGCACGCGGCCGGGCATCTGACTCTGGGCGAGGGCTCGCGGTTCGCCGGCTCGTTCCGCACGCACGGACTGCTGGTGCCGGTCTTCGACCTCGACGCCGAACGTCACCCCGACGAGTGGACGGAGGGCCTCAACGCCTTCGACGCGCATCTGGTGCAGGCACTGGCCGAGACCGCCGAGCTGACCCCGGCGCAGCGACGTTCACGCGACGGTATCCGGGGTCGTCAGGTCACGTTGCGCTGA
- a CDS encoding glycerophosphodiester phosphodiesterase, with product MSSSGVVGRVSRSGKPAVVAHRGSSREAPEHTLAAYELALAQGADGLECDVRMTSDHQLVCVHDRTVDRTSDGTGVVSEMSLAQLREFDFGSWHPEGKPAQVLTLRELLSLTLDWRRPVRLFIETKHPVRYGSLVEQTILETLQEFGVATPPSADHSRAVIISFSSAGVWRIRRNAPMLPTILLGETSRVLRGSAATAVGATGIGPSIDTLRLHPELVDRAAAAGRVTYCWTVDELADVELCAELGVRWVATNRPAQVRDWLVGV from the coding sequence ATGAGTAGCAGTGGTGTCGTCGGTCGCGTCTCCCGGTCGGGTAAGCCCGCGGTGGTCGCCCATCGCGGTTCATCGCGCGAAGCCCCCGAACACACCTTGGCGGCCTACGAACTCGCCCTCGCGCAGGGGGCCGACGGTCTCGAATGCGATGTCCGGATGACCAGCGACCATCAGCTGGTCTGCGTCCACGACCGCACCGTCGACCGCACCTCCGACGGCACCGGGGTCGTCAGCGAGATGTCACTGGCGCAGCTGCGCGAGTTCGACTTCGGCAGTTGGCATCCCGAGGGCAAACCGGCCCAGGTGCTCACGCTCCGCGAACTCCTCTCGCTCACCCTCGACTGGCGGCGGCCGGTGCGGCTGTTCATCGAGACCAAACATCCCGTCCGCTACGGCAGCCTTGTGGAGCAGACGATCCTGGAGACGTTGCAGGAGTTCGGTGTGGCCACCCCGCCGTCGGCGGACCACAGCCGCGCGGTCATCATCTCGTTCTCCTCGGCCGGGGTGTGGCGCATTCGTCGCAATGCCCCGATGCTGCCGACCATCCTGCTCGGCGAAACCTCCCGCGTCCTGCGCGGCAGTGCCGCCACCGCGGTCGGCGCGACCGGCATCGGGCCGTCCATCGACACGCTGCGCCTGCATCCCGAACTGGTCGACCGGGCGGCGGCTGCCGGGCGGGTCACCTACTGCTGGACCGTCGACGAGCTCGCCGACGTCGAGCTGTGCGCCGAACTCGGCGTCCGCTGGGTCGCCACCAACAGGCCGGCCCAGGTGCGCGACTGGCTGGTCGGCGTTTAG